A genomic segment from Microcella flavibacter encodes:
- a CDS encoding APC family permease produces the protein MTNEKKLTLAGSVSLGAGVMIGAGIFALVGQVAGLAGDWFPVAFFGGAVVAGVSSYAYIRYSSVNPSSGGIAMLLKDAYGPGVVAGSFSLFMYVSMVVAESLLARTFGTYLLTPFGLQGSVVLVPVVGVLAITAATIVNLIGNRLVEGSATTTAILKIAGIAVLAIAGLIGASLTGEGLFANTSGQPADVIGVLAGTTLCVLAYKGFTTITNQGDDIRDPDKNIGRSIMISISICTVLYLLITASVQSSLGAEGAVEARDFALARAAEPLFGTWGVGLTVAIAVIATLSGLLASLYSVSRLYGMLQSMDQAPSLPARIPHQPLLITAALAIVVTVALDLSQIASMGALLYLSMDIAVQWGLVRPLRDKVHARRWVPVLAIVLDLSLLVPFIIVKVQTDPLTIVVAAAVGSAIVIAQVLAVRVRTRSKN, from the coding sequence GTGACCAATGAGAAGAAGCTCACCCTCGCTGGATCGGTTTCACTCGGTGCGGGGGTGATGATCGGCGCAGGTATCTTCGCCCTGGTCGGTCAGGTTGCCGGTCTCGCGGGAGACTGGTTCCCTGTTGCGTTCTTCGGGGGCGCTGTCGTCGCTGGCGTCAGCTCCTATGCGTACATCCGCTACTCGAGCGTCAATCCGTCCTCGGGCGGCATCGCGATGCTGCTGAAGGATGCGTACGGTCCGGGGGTCGTCGCCGGCTCGTTCTCGCTGTTCATGTACGTGTCGATGGTTGTCGCGGAGAGCCTGCTCGCTCGAACGTTCGGTACGTACCTCCTCACGCCCTTCGGGCTTCAGGGTTCCGTGGTGCTGGTGCCCGTGGTGGGCGTGCTCGCGATCACTGCCGCGACAATCGTGAATCTGATCGGCAACCGCCTGGTCGAGGGGTCGGCGACGACGACGGCCATCCTCAAGATCGCCGGCATCGCGGTCCTCGCGATCGCGGGGCTCATCGGCGCATCGCTGACAGGGGAGGGGCTGTTCGCGAACACTTCGGGCCAACCCGCGGACGTCATCGGGGTCCTCGCCGGAACCACGCTCTGCGTGCTCGCCTACAAGGGCTTCACGACGATCACCAACCAGGGTGATGACATTCGCGATCCCGACAAGAACATCGGCCGGTCGATCATGATCTCGATCTCGATCTGCACCGTGCTGTACCTGCTCATCACCGCGTCGGTGCAGTCCAGCCTCGGCGCCGAGGGCGCGGTCGAGGCGAGGGACTTCGCTCTCGCGAGGGCGGCCGAGCCTTTGTTCGGGACGTGGGGCGTGGGCCTCACTGTCGCGATCGCCGTCATCGCCACTCTCTCGGGTCTGCTCGCCAGCCTGTACTCGGTTTCGCGGCTCTACGGGATGCTGCAGAGCATGGATCAAGCGCCGTCGCTTCCGGCGCGCATTCCGCATCAGCCGCTACTCATCACGGCAGCCCTCGCGATCGTGGTCACTGTCGCGCTGGACTTGAGTCAGATCGCATCCATGGGCGCTCTGCTGTATCTGAGTATGGACATCGCCGTGCAGTGGGGCCTCGTCCGGCCGCTGCGCGATAAGGTTCATGCTCGTCGATGGGTGCCGGTCCTGGCGATCGTCCTGGATCTGTCGCTACTCGTGCCGTTCATCATTGTCAAGGTTCAAACGGACCCGCTCACGATCGTCGTCGCAGCTGCCGTTGGATCGGCCATCGTCATCGCACAAGTTCTCGCGGTCCGGGTCCGGACGCGATCCAAAAACTAG